Within the Nocardioides aurantiacus genome, the region CCGCTCCCGCCCCGGGCTTCCCGGTGACCACCGACAGCGGCGACCCGGTGTTCACGGTGCAGCGCCACCACGCCTCGACGCTGCACTTCGACCTGCGCCTCGAGGTCGACGGCGTGCTGGTGAGCTGGGCGGTGCCCAAGGGTCCTTCGCTGGACCCGTCGGTGAAGCGGCTGGCGGTCAAGGTCGGCGACCACGACCTCGACCACGCGACCTACGAGGGACGGCACGCCGGCGGGCGGGGCCCCGGCACCAAGATCGTCTGGGACACCGGCACGCTCACCAACCTGACCCGCCGCGACGGCACGGAGGTGCCCCTGACCGAGGCCCTGGCGGCCGGCCACCTCAAGGTCGAGCTGCACGGGCAACGACTGACAGGGGCCTTCGCCCTGACCCGCACGTCGCTGCGCGGCGACCCCGCCAGCTGGATCCTGGTCAAGGTCGACGACCACGGCGCCGACCCCGCGCACGAGGTGACCGAGGCGCTCACCTCGGTGCTCACGGGCCGCACCAACATCGACCTGGAGGACGTCGCACCCGACTGACCCCGGGGACGCAACAGGCCCGGTGCGCAGTGCACCGGGCCTCTCGGTGGAGCTGAGGGGATTCGAACCCCTGACCCCCTGCATGCCATGCAGGTGCGCTACCAACTGCGCCACAGCCCCGAGTGTCACCCGTTCAGGCAACGCCGGAAATCCTAGCGGGCACCCCCGCCGGACGCGAATCCGGGGGTGCCGATCAGGAGATCTCGACGTCGGTCGCGCCGAGGTTCCAGCCGGCGAGCCGCAGCCGGCTGGCGCCACGCTCGCGCAGCACCGCCCACGCGCAGTTGCGCATCGCCTCCAGCCCGTCGGCGGCGGCCAGCGGCCAGCCGAGCATCCCGGCGACCCCGACGCGCATCGCGGCGCCGTGGAGGACCACGACGGCCGTCCCGTCCTCGGGCAGCCGGTCGAGCACCTCGCGCAGGGCGGGCACCAGGCGCTCCCCCACCTGCGCGACCGTCTCGGCGCCCTCGGCGTCGACGTGGGCGTGGACGTCGAAGGACTGTGCGGCCCCGGGTCCGAGGCGGTCGGCGAACTCCTGGCGGGTCAGGCCGGTGCGGGCGCCCGTGTCGTACTCCCGCAGCCGCGGGTCCTCCTCGGCGACCATCCCGATGGCCTTCTCGAGGAACGCCGCGGTCTCGCGGGCGCGCGCGAGGTCGCTGGTGACCAGCAGGTCGGGCCGCACCTCGGCGACCACCGGCGCCATCGCCTCGGCCTGGTCGCGCCCGGTCTCGTCGAGACCGACGTCGGCGTGGCCCTGGGCGCGCCCCTCGGCGTTCCAGGCGGTCTGCCCGTGGCGCACCAGCACCAGGCGTCGACCCCGTCCTGCCGGGCCGTCCTCGGGCTGCCGGTCGGCGGCCACGGTCAGCGACCGCGCCCGGACGTGACGTCGGCCGGCAGGGCGAGCGCCGGACAGTCGCGCCAGAGCCGCTCGAGGGCGTAGAACTCGCGCTCCTCGGTGTGCATCACGTGCACGACGACCTCGGTGTAGTCGAGCAGCACCCAGCGTCCCTGGCGGTGGCCCTCGCGGCGTACGGGCTTGGCGCCGGCCTCGCGCAGCCGGTCCTCGACCTCCTCCACGATCGAGCGCACCTGACGGTCGTTGGGCGCGGAGCAGATGACGAAGACGTCGGTGATGGCCAGCTGGTCGGAGACGTCGAAGGCGACGATGTTCTCGGCCAGCTTGTCCGAGGCGGCGCGGGCGGCGGTGTGCGCCAGCGCGACGGCCTGCTCGGTGGCGGTCATGAGGGGACTCCCGTGGCGTAGAGGTCGTGCTTGGCGATGTACTGCACCACGCCGTCCGGCACGAGGTACCAGACCGGTTCGCCCTTGGCGCGACGTTCGCGGCACTCGGTGGAGGAGATCGCCAGGGCGGGGATCTCCAGGATGGTGACCCGGTCGGCGGGGATGCCGTCCAGGGTGCCGGCGGTCATGTCGTAGCCGGGTCGCGTGCACCCGACGAACTGGGCGAGGTCGAAGAGCTCGTCGGCCTCGCGCCAGGTGAAGATCTCCGCCAGCGCGTCGGCGCCGGTGATGAAGTAGAGGTCGGTGTCGGGCAGCCGCGCGGTCAGGTCGCGCAGCGTGTCGATGGTGTACGTCGGCCCCTCCCGGTCGATGTCGACCCGGGAGACGGTGAACCGCGGGTTGGACGCCGTGGCCACCACCGTCATCAGGTAGCGGTGCTCGGCCGGGCTGACGTCACGGTCGGACTTCTGCCAGGGCTGGCCGGTCGGCACGAACACGACCTCGTCGAGGTCGAACCACGACTGGACCTCGCTGGCGGCCACGAGGTGGCCGTGGTGGATCGGGTCGAAGGTGCCGCCCATCACCCCGACGCGTCGTCGACGCGGCGTCGACGCCCCGGGTCCGACGGGGGACTCCACGGGGTCGGCGAGCACCTCCGGGACCTGCGCTGCGCTCAGGAGTGATCGCGTCCCTTGCCGAAGGCCGCCAGCGCGAGCACCAGGGCCAGGAGCAGGACCAGCGTGCCCCCACCGATGAGGTAGGGGCCGAAACCGGGGCCCTCGCCCTCGGCCGCGTTGAGCGGCAGCATCATCAGCACGTCGATCATGGGCCTCAGCCTAGCCGCAGGCCAGGTCAGTGGAAGAGCAGGCCCACGCCCAGCAGCCAGGCCCAGAAGAACAGGGTGCGGCCGACCAGCCCGGTGACGAAGAAGACCACGACGTTCATCCGCAGCGTGCCCGCGAGGACCGCCATCACGAAGAACGGCGGGAAGCCGGCGGCTGCGGAGACGAAGTTGAGGGCGCCGCTGACCACGGGGCGTCCCTCGACGGTGCGCTGCCAGCGCGCCAGCTGGGCCTGTCGCTTGGGGCTCTGCATCCGCTTGCGCATGAACGGCACCCCGATGGCGCTGCGGGAGCCGTAGTACCACGCGAGCTTGCCGATGTTCTGGCCCAGCGAGGCCACTGCTGCCAGCAGCAGCGCGTTGCGGTCGTCGTTGGTGGCGTAGGCGACGGAGATGTACGCCTCCATGTTGAACACGGGGATGCTGGAGGAGATGATCCCGAACCCGAAGGTCAGCAGCAGCAGCTTCACCGGGTGTGGCCGTCCCCCGTCACGACGTACTTCGTGGAGGTCATCTCCGGCAGGCCCATCGGGCCCCGGGCGTGCAGCTTCTGGGTCGAGATGCCGATCTCGGCGCCGAAGCCGAACTCGCCGCCGTCGGTGAAGCGGGTGGAGGCGTTGACCAGCACCGCGGCGGAGTCGACCGCGGCGGTGAACCGCTGGGCGGCGGCCGCGGAGTCGGTGACGATCGTGTCGGAGTGGCCCGAGGAGTGCCGGCGGATGTGCTCCAGGGCCCCGTCGAGGTCGGGTACGACGGCCGCGGAGATCTCCAGGGCGAGGTACTCCGTGCCCCAGTCGGCCTCGGTCGCCGGCACCACCCCGTCGACGGCGGCGAAGGTCGCGTCGCCGTGCACCAGCACCCCGGCCTCGTGGAGCCGGGCGGTGATGCGCGGCACGAACTCGGCGGCCACGGCCTCGGCGACCAGCAGCGACTCGGCGGCGTTGCACACCGAGGTGCGGTGGGTCTTGGCGTTGAGCACGATCCGCTCGGCCATGTCGAGGTCGGCGGCCGCGTCGACGTAGACGTGGCAGTTGCCGACCCCGGTCTCGATGACGGGCACCGTGGACTCCTCCACGACCGAGGAGATCAGCCCGGCGCCGCCCCGCGGGATCAGCACGTCGACCAGGCCCCGCGCCCGCATCAGCTCCTTGACGGCGTCGTGGCCCTCCCCCGGCACCAGCTGCACCACGTCGCCGGGCAGGCCGGCAGCGGCTGCGGCACGCTGCAGCGAGGCCACGATCGCGGTGTTGGAGCTCAGCGCGCTGGAGGACCCGCGCAGCAGCACGGCGTTGCCGCTCTTGAGGCAGATCCCGGCGGCGTCGGCGGTGACGTTGGGCCGCGCCTCGTAGATGATGCCGACCACGCCGAAGGGCACCCGCACCTGCCGCAGCTGCAGGCCGTTGGCCAGGGTCGAGCCCCGCACCACCTCCCCCACCGGGTCGGGCAGGCCGGCGACGTCGCGCAGGCCCTGCGCCATCGCCGCCAGGCGGGGGCCGTCGAGGCGAAGCCGGTCGACGACGTTCTCCGCCGTCCCCGCGGCGCGGGCGCGCTCGACGTCCTCGGCGTTGGCGGCCAGGATCGCGGCCTCGTCGTCGAGCAGCGTGGCCGCCATGGCCTCGAGGGCCGCGTCCTTGGCCGCCCGGGTGGCCAGGGCCAGGGTGGTCGCGGCCGCACGGGCGCGTCCGGCCACCTCGGTGAAGACGGTGGTGGGCATGCGCCCAGGGTAGAGGGACCTCAGGCCCGCCGGCCGGGACGGGTGCGCCGGTCGTGGATGTGCTTCTCCACGATCTCCAGGCCCACGACCTCCCAGTCGGGGAGCCGGGCGCTCTCGCGATGCTCGTTCCAGAGCCGCATCGCGAGCGAGGCCACGTCGAGCATCGACTCGCCCTCGTCCCAGAAGCGCACCTCGGCCGTGTCGCCGGTGGCGGCCACGGAGTCGAGGAACGGGCGCTCCTCGGTGAGGCGTTGCACGGCGGCCCGCGCCAGCAACGGCTCGACGGCGGCACCCCCCAGCGTCAGCGTCACGTGCCAGTGACGCACAGCAGTCTCCACGTCAGTCCCCCTCGCGACGTCCCCTGCTTCGGTCATGTGCTGCCGGCGGAGCCATCCCCACGCCTCGACCGGCGGGGTCCATTCTGTCCGGATCCTGGGACCGGCGGAGCAGAACCGACAGATCGGACCGGTCGAGTCAGAGCACCACGAGGTCGTCGCGGTGGACCACCTCGCGCTCGTACGCCGCCCCCAGCTCGCGGGCCAGGTCGTGGGTGGACCGACCGAGCAGCCCGGGGAGCTCGACGGCGTCGTAGTTGACGAGACCGCGGGCGATCGGGCGACCCTCGGGACCCACGAGCTCGACCGGGTCGCCGGCCACGAAGCTCCCGCCCACGTCGGTCACGCCCGCCGGCAGCAGCGAGGCCCGCCGCTCGGTCACGGCCCGGACGGCTCCCGCGTCGAGCACCAGGCGACCGCGCGGCTCGGTCGCGTGGGCCAGCCACAGCAGCCGGGTCGGACGGCGGCGTCCGGTGGCGTGGAACAGGGTGCCGGTGACCGCCCCGGTCAGCGCCTCCCCCGCGTGCGCGGTGTCGGTGAGGACGACCGGGATGCCGGCCCCGGTGGCGATCCGGGCGGCGTCCAGCTTGGTCTCCATGCCGCCGGTGCCGACACCGGCACTGCCCGCGCCGCGGACCTCGACGCCCGTGACGTCGTCCCAGGAGTGCACGTCGGCGAGCAGGGTGCTCCCCGGGCGGCCGGGCGGAGCGTCGTACAGGCCGTCGACGTCGGAGAGCAGCACCAGCAGGTCGGCGTGGACGAGGTGGGCCACGAGCGCGGCGAGCCGGTCGTTGTCACCGAAGCGGATCTCGGAGGTCGCCACGGTGTCGTTCTCGTTGACGATCGGCACCGCTCCCAGCTCGAGCAGCTTGTCGAAGGTGCGCTGGGCGTTGCGGTAGTGGTTGCGGCGGGTCACGTCGTCGACGGTGAGCAGCACCTGACCGGTCACCTGGCCGTGCCGGGCGAACTCCTCGGTGTAGCGGTGCACGAGGATGCCCTGGCCCACCGACGCGGCCGCCTGCTGGCGGGCCAGGTCACGCGGGCGACGCCGGAACGCCAGCGGTGCGAGCCCGGCGGCGATCGCTCCGGAGGACACCAGCACCAGCTCGGCACCGCGGGCGCGCACGCCGGCCAGGTGGTCGACGAGGTCGCGGACCCGTGCGGGGTCCAGGCCACCGCTGGCCGTGGTCAGCGAGGACGAGCCCACCTTGACCACGACGCGCCGGGCGCCGGAGACCGCGGGACGGCTCACTGCCAGTCGTCCCGGTCGTCCCCGTCCTGGCCGTCGTGCTCGTCGTCGAAGTCCAGGTGCGCCAGGCCGTGCTCCTGGTCGTAGCGCCGCGCGACGTCGGCGCGCTCCTCGCCCTCGGCGCGGCCCTCCATGAGGGCGTCGATGGCACGGCGGCGCTGTCGGGCCACGCGCGACTCGCTGAAGCGCTGGTCCTCGCCGCGGCGACCGAGCATCTGCGCGCCGGCGTCGATGCCGGGCCGGAAGTCGAAGACGACCGCGTTGTCGGGCTGGCCGATCAGCACCGGGTCACCCTCGTTGGCGCCGAGCTCGACCAGCCGCTTCTCCACACCGAGCCGCTCGAGCCGGTCGGCGAGGAAGCCGACGGCCTCGTCGTTGCTGAAGTCGGTCTGGCGGATCCAGCGCTCCGGCTTCTCGCCGCGCACGCGCCAGCCCTCGCCGGTCTCCTTGACGGTGAACTCGACCGCGGCGCTGGTGCTGCGCGGCCGGATCACGATGCGGGTCGACTCCTCGCGCGGCTCGGCGGCCCGTCGCGCGGCCACGACCTCGGCCATGGCGAAGGACAGCTGGCGCAGCCCCTCGTGGCTCGCGGCGCTGACGTCGAAGACCGGCCAGCCACGCTCGGCGACCTCGGCCCGCACGATGTCGGCCATGTCACGTCCGTCGGGCACGTCGATCTTGTTCAGCGCAACGAGGCGGGGCCGGTCGGCCAGGCCGCCGTAGCGCTCGAGCTCGCGCTCGATGACGTCGAGGTCCTCGGCCGGGTTGCGGCCGGGCTCCAGGGTGGCCAGGTCGACCACGTGCACGAGCGCGGCGCAGCGCTCGACGTGGCGCAGGAAGTCGTGGCCCAGGCCCCGGCCCTCGCTCGCGCCCTCGATCAGGCCGGGCACGTCGGCGACGGTGAACGTGGTGTCGCCGGCCTTGACGACCCCGAGGTTGGGCACCAG harbors:
- a CDS encoding DNA polymerase ligase N-terminal domain-containing protein; amino-acid sequence: MTTDSGDPVFTVQRHHASTLHFDLRLEVDGVLVSWAVPKGPSLDPSVKRLAVKVGDHDLDHATYEGRHAGGRGPGTKIVWDTGTLTNLTRRDGTEVPLTEALAAGHLKVELHGQRLTGAFALTRTSLRGDPASWILVKVDDHGADPAHEVTEALTSVLTGRTNIDLEDVAPD
- a CDS encoding histidine phosphatase family protein, translated to MAADRQPEDGPAGRGRRLVLVRHGQTAWNAEGRAQGHADVGLDETGRDQAEAMAPVVAEVRPDLLVTSDLARARETAAFLEKAIGMVAEEDPRLREYDTGARTGLTRQEFADRLGPGAAQSFDVHAHVDAEGAETVAQVGERLVPALREVLDRLPEDGTAVVVLHGAAMRVGVAGMLGWPLAAADGLEAMRNCAWAVLRERGASRLRLAGWNLGATDVEIS
- the rsfS gene encoding ribosome silencing factor, coding for MTATEQAVALAHTAARAASDKLAENIVAFDVSDQLAITDVFVICSAPNDRQVRSIVEEVEDRLREAGAKPVRREGHRQGRWVLLDYTEVVVHVMHTEEREFYALERLWRDCPALALPADVTSGRGR
- the nadD gene encoding nicotinate-nucleotide adenylyltransferase translates to MESPVGPGASTPRRRRVGVMGGTFDPIHHGHLVAASEVQSWFDLDEVVFVPTGQPWQKSDRDVSPAEHRYLMTVVATASNPRFTVSRVDIDREGPTYTIDTLRDLTARLPDTDLYFITGADALAEIFTWREADELFDLAQFVGCTRPGYDMTAGTLDGIPADRVTILEIPALAISSTECRERRAKGEPVWYLVPDGVVQYIAKHDLYATGVPS
- a CDS encoding glutamate-5-semialdehyde dehydrogenase, which translates into the protein MPTTVFTEVAGRARAAATTLALATRAAKDAALEAMAATLLDDEAAILAANAEDVERARAAGTAENVVDRLRLDGPRLAAMAQGLRDVAGLPDPVGEVVRGSTLANGLQLRQVRVPFGVVGIIYEARPNVTADAAGICLKSGNAVLLRGSSSALSSNTAIVASLQRAAAAAGLPGDVVQLVPGEGHDAVKELMRARGLVDVLIPRGGAGLISSVVEESTVPVIETGVGNCHVYVDAAADLDMAERIVLNAKTHRTSVCNAAESLLVAEAVAAEFVPRITARLHEAGVLVHGDATFAAVDGVVPATEADWGTEYLALEISAAVVPDLDGALEHIRRHSSGHSDTIVTDSAAAAQRFTAAVDSAAVLVNASTRFTDGGEFGFGAEIGISTQKLHARGPMGLPEMTSTKYVVTGDGHTR
- the proB gene encoding glutamate 5-kinase, encoding MSRPAVSGARRVVVKVGSSSLTTASGGLDPARVRDLVDHLAGVRARGAELVLVSSGAIAAGLAPLAFRRRPRDLARQQAAASVGQGILVHRYTEEFARHGQVTGQVLLTVDDVTRRNHYRNAQRTFDKLLELGAVPIVNENDTVATSEIRFGDNDRLAALVAHLVHADLLVLLSDVDGLYDAPPGRPGSTLLADVHSWDDVTGVEVRGAGSAGVGTGGMETKLDAARIATGAGIPVVLTDTAHAGEALTGAVTGTLFHATGRRRPTRLLWLAHATEPRGRLVLDAGAVRAVTERRASLLPAGVTDVGGSFVAGDPVELVGPEGRPIARGLVNYDAVELPGLLGRSTHDLARELGAAYEREVVHRDDLVVL
- the obgE gene encoding GTPase ObgE gives rise to the protein MAVPTFVDRVRLHVVAGRGGNGVASVHREKFKPLGGPDGGNGGPGGSIILRVDPDVTTLIDYHHQARRVAPHGGHGAGAHRNGGHGEDLVLPVPDGTVVTDEDGEVLADLVGPGTEMTIAEGGRGGLGNAALASAKRKAPGFALLGEPGEELVIHLELKVVADIGLVGFPSAGKSSLIAALSRARPKIADYPFTTLVPNLGVVKAGDTTFTVADVPGLIEGASEGRGLGHDFLRHVERCAALVHVVDLATLEPGRNPAEDLDVIERELERYGGLADRPRLVALNKIDVPDGRDMADIVRAEVAERGWPVFDVSAASHEGLRQLSFAMAEVVAARRAAEPREESTRIVIRPRSTSAAVEFTVKETGEGWRVRGEKPERWIRQTDFSNDEAVGFLADRLERLGVEKRLVELGANEGDPVLIGQPDNAVVFDFRPGIDAGAQMLGRRGEDQRFSESRVARQRRRAIDALMEGRAEGEERADVARRYDQEHGLAHLDFDDEHDGQDGDDRDDWQ